In a single window of the Diospyros lotus cultivar Yz01 chromosome 10, ASM1463336v1, whole genome shotgun sequence genome:
- the LOC127811627 gene encoding universal stress protein PHOS32-like, whose translation MQPQQNPPETDLPPLAAIKVKSSPPRFTPSTPTAGATPTAAAQRRIGIAVDLSDESAFAVKWAVHHYLRPGDAVILVHVRPTSVLYGADWGSVDLSIVDDTDEESQQKLEDDFDTFTTTKASDVAQPLVEAQIPFKIHIVKDHDMKERLCLEVERLGLSAVIMGSRGFGATKRGNNGRLGSVSDYCVRHCVCPVVVVRYPDEKDGGNGGAEPVVSVASAAEDEEEPEYHDATDDRKDT comes from the coding sequence ATGCAGCCGCAGCAAAACCCGCCGGAAACTGACCTCCCGCCTCTCGCCGCCATCAAAGTCAAGTCCTCTCCCCCTCGCTTCACGCCTTCCACCCCCACCGCTGGCGCCACCCCCACCGCCGCCGCCCAGCGCCGGATCGGAATTGCCGTCGACCTCAGCGACGAGAGTGCATTCGCCGTCAAATGGGCGGTCCACCACTATCTCCGCCCCGGGGACGCCGTGATCCTCGTCCACGTCCGTCCTACCTCTGTCCTCTACGGCGCTGACTGGGGCTCCGTCGATCTCTCCATCGTCGACGACACTGACGAGGAGTCTCAGCAGAAGCTCGAGGACGATTTTGATaccttcaccaccaccaaggcCTCGGACGTCGCGCAGCCGCTAGTCGAGGCTCAGATTCCGTTCAAGATTCATATCGTGAAGGACCACGACATGAAGGAGAGGCTGTGCTTGGAGGTCGAGAGGCTAGGGTTGAGTGCAGTGATTATGGGGAGCCGAGGGTTTGGTGCCACGAAGCGAGGGAACAACGGTCGCCTCGGCAGCGTGAGCGATTACTGCGTCCGCCACTGCGTTTGTCCTGTGGTGGTCGTGAGATATCCTGATGAGAAAGATGGTGGAAATGGTGGTGCTGAGCCTGTAGTTTCTGTGGCATCTGCAGCGGAGGATGAGGAGGAGCCCGAGTACCATGATGCGACGGATGACCGGAAAG